A portion of the Cryptomeria japonica chromosome 5, Sugi_1.0, whole genome shotgun sequence genome contains these proteins:
- the LOC131063342 gene encoding disease resistance protein RPV1-like, giving the protein MGGSGKTTLAKALYNEKSSCIEKSSFVFDVRNAACKNELHDKQRQLLKDLGFKFNDQPFDSIEQGKVILSNYLRSLTVFIILDDVDHRDQLEVLLPGKNSLASGSLIIITTRDKELLKIWGISCIYEMKSMNKSQAQQLFCWHAFLQPSPLSGFEDLLEKFVSVSNGLPLSLKVLGGQLHGCSNKDLWEDALHKISRILPDDILNRLRVSYDALDKEEQQMFLDVACFFIGKNKMIAIAVWEGSGWSGLWGWERLVNKCLVEFVHENEIRMHDHLRELGRDIASTLSPHRLWSPNQVMLINKQEQIRGMILNVTTNDAHKFPNSVFNTSIWPGGLKIIRSPFFYGLKIFVVGENFGNNLHIAKLSRELAWLSCTRIAHRNLPSWMSLKNLRVLELYDCPEIVGLWKDGVEAPVRLRVLIVSSCPKLKEIPKCIGDLKNLKKISLSRGNLKSLPEEFCCLQSLEHLELQNCESLLSLPSCFGHLTNLRHLDLSGSVALKTLPNSCKQFTLLQHLDLQRCDQLTLQSDILENMTRLQYLNLNQCTQLEELPRHISNQASLSELHLEGTRLRELPINIGQLSKLRVMTICPNEGLFQMQSLPDSMGSLTLLERLTLENLGVQSLPKSLKQLTNLQTLKINNCPIGNLEFGRGPFTSLFGNLKEIELASTRVSKITIFDDCCPRLKILRLWDNNHLMEVDTLPTAVEEIWVDYCGLLRNISGIGGMVNLQYLMLIHCPELDTLPSFYKLSSLKVFRLQGDNKVETIQGLQHCTSLEMLTVEGKCWEVSGTKSWEHLQRLRRVQLVVKKISAILPCIQTIQKWPEEITISAKAVAGAGSLINSSAFSNLSDVHSFAKEEFIYNKEFICNLFNHSSDGIAMMLCLLIKCNSFKRLNIDQCQFSGEMEADLTGKDLQKLRSFAAMALRFLKWRFLGDNPEDTSREEEFLNFARLNGVLPPKPEAKDSHAE; this is encoded by the exons ATGGGTGGGTCTGGGAAGACCACTCTGGCAAAAGCATTATATAATGAAAAAAGTTCATGTATAGAAAAATCTAGTTTTGTTTTTGATGTTAGAAATGCTGCATGCAAAAACGAATTACATGATAAGCAGAGACAACTCCTTAAAGATTTGGGGTTTAAATTCAATGATCAACCATTTGACAGTATAGAACAAGGCAAGGTGATTCTCTCTAATTATTTGAGATCTCTTACTGTATTTATCATTTTGGATGACGTGGATCATAGGGATCAGCTAGAAGTTTTACTGCCAGGAAAGAATAGCCTTGCATCTGGGAGTTTGATCATTATCACAACACGGGACAAGGAACTTCTCAAGATTTGGGGCATCtcttgtatttatgaaatgaaatcaATGAATAAGTCTCAAGCCCAGCAGCTTTTTTGTTGGCATGCATTCTTACAACCTTCTCCATTGTCAGGGTTTGAAGATCTTCTTGAAAAATTTGTAAGTGTTAGCAATGGGTTACCCTTGTCTTTAAAGGTGCTTGGAGGTCAGCTTCATGGTTGCTCTAATAAAGATTTGTGGGAGGATGCATTGCATAAAATTTCTAGAATATTGCCTGATGATATTCTAAATAGGCTGAGGGTGAGCTATGATGCTCTAGATAAAGAAGAGCAACAAATGTTCTTAGATGTAGCTTGTTTCTTCATTGGCAAAAACAAGATGATTGCTATTGCAGTATGGGAAGGATCAGGCTGGAGTGGTCTGTGGGGTTGGGAGAGGCTTGTGAATAAGTGTCTTGTTGAGTTTGTTCATGAGAATGAGATAAGAATGCATGACCACCTAAGAGAGTTAGGTAGggatattgcaagtactctttcaCCTCATCGTCTATGGTCTCCAAATCAGGTTATGTTGATTAACAAACAAGAGCAG ATCAGAGGAATGATATTGAATGTAACAACTAATGATGCTCACAAGTTTCCTAACTCCGTGTTCAATACAAGCATATGGCCAGGTGGGCTCAAAATAATTAGAAGCCCTTTCTTTTATGGATTAAAAATTTTTGTGGTAGGAGAAAACTTTGGAAACAATTTACACATTGCCAAATTATCAAGAGAGTTGGCATGGCTTAGCTGCACCAGAATTGCTCATAGAAATCTTCCATCATGGATGTCGTTGAAAAATTTAAGGGTTTTAGAACTTTATGATTGCCCTGAGATAGTTGGCTTGTGGAAGGATGGAGTGGAA GCTCCAGTACGGCTAAGAGTGTTGATTGTTTCTTCTTGCCCTAAATTAAAAGAAATTCCAAAGTGCATAGGAGATCTCaagaatttgaagaagatatcCCTATCTAGGGGCAATTTGAAGAGTTTGCCAGAGGAATTTTGCTGTCTTCAATCACTGGAGCACCTAGAATTGCAAAACTGTGAGAGTCTATTATCGCTACCTAGTTGTTTTGGCCATTTGACAAACTTAAGGCATCTAGATTTGAGTGGTTCTGTTGCATTGAAGACGTTGCCAAATTCTTGTAAGCAGTTCACGCTCCTACAACATCTTGATTTACAGAGGTGTGACCAACTCACCTTACAGTCAGACATCCTCGAAAACATGACAAGGTTGCAGTATTTGAATCTTAATCAGTGCACACAATTGGAGGAGCTGCCCCGTCACATCTCAAACCAGGCTTCCTTGAGTGAGCTCCACTTAGAGGGGACGAGGTTAAGAGAGCTCCCAATTAACATCGGTCAGCTGAGCAAGTTGAGAGTGATGACGATATGTCCAAATGAAGGGTtattccagatgcaatctctaccAGATTCTATGGGGAGCCTTACTCTTTTAGAACGATTGACATTAGAGAATTTAGGAGTACAATCTTTACCAAAATCATTAAAGCAGCTGACTAATCTTCAGACTCTGAAAATAAATAATTGCCCAATCGGCAATTTGGAGTTTGGGCGGGGCCCATTTACTTCGTTGTTTGGCAATCTCAAGGAAATAGAGCTGGCGTCAACTAGAGTGTCAAAGATTACAATTTTTGATGACTGTTGTCCCCGCCTTAAAATTCTCAGACTTTGGGATAATAACCATCTAATGGAGGTCGACACTCTACCAACAGCAGTGGAGGAAATCTGGGTCGACTATTGTGGATTGCTAAGgaacataagtggtattggtggcATGGTAAACCTTCAATATCTGATGCTAATACACTGTCCAGAGTTGGACACACTTCCAAGTTTCTATAAATTATCTTCACTGAAAGTATTTAGACTACAAGGTGACAACAAAGTTGAGACGATACAAGGTTTACAACACTGCACATCATTGGAGATGCTTACGGTAGAGGGTAAATGTTGGGAGGTGTCGGGCACAAAAAGCTGGGAGCACCTACAAAGATTGAGACGTGTTCAACTCGTAGTAAAGAAGATATCAGCTATTTTGCCTTGCATTCAAACGATTCAG AAATGGCCAGAAGAAATAACAATATCTGCAAAGGCAGTCGCTGGTGCAGGGTCACTTATAAACTCTTCAGCCTTTTCCAATCTCTCTGACGTCCACTCCTTTGCTAAAGAGGAATTTATCTACAACAAGGAATTCATCTGTAATCTCTTCAACCATTCCTCCGATGGCATTGCCATGATGCTATGTTTGCTTATAAAATGTAACTCATTTAAGCGATTGAATATTGATCAGTGTCAATTTAGTGGGGAGATGGAAGCAG ACCTGACGGGAAAGGACCTTCAAAAACTTAGATCCTTTGCCGCCATGGCCCTAAGGTTTCTAAAATGGAGGTTTCTGGGTGACAATCCAGAAGACACGAGCAGAGAAGAAGAATTCCTGAACTTTGCTAGACTCAATGGTGTTCTTCCACCCAAACCAGAAGCAAAGGATTCCCATGCGGAGTAG